In a genomic window of Tissierellales bacterium:
- a CDS encoding NgoPII family restriction endonuclease has protein sequence MDSNIIKAIINLVKKFDAEVKDSKDVHDRANSMGDGLEEYIKDLFIDSKTTNKSEKIQARSEIFSYTGSRNAPPDAILKAGDAIEVKKIETLKAPLALNSSYPKHKLYSNSSMISKSCKECEQWDEKDIVYCVGSLDKKTKKLNHLMMVYGEDYAASLDVYTGLKRKVTEAIKNADVDLSETNELARINKIDPLKITSLRIRGMWIIKNPVVVFDYIYNPKSNVDFQFAAIINFDKYETLKYTDDLEQLSKIESNLEIENVKIQDPNNPAKLRMAKLITFFK, from the coding sequence ATGGATAGCAATATAATAAAAGCAATTATAAATCTTGTTAAGAAATTTGATGCTGAGGTTAAAGATTCGAAAGATGTTCATGATAGAGCTAACTCAATGGGTGATGGTCTAGAAGAGTACATAAAAGATCTATTTATTGATAGTAAAACAACTAATAAATCTGAAAAGATACAAGCAAGATCAGAAATTTTTTCATACACTGGAAGCAGAAACGCTCCACCTGATGCGATTTTGAAGGCTGGCGATGCAATAGAAGTTAAAAAAATTGAAACACTAAAAGCTCCATTGGCCTTAAATAGCTCTTATCCAAAACACAAATTATATTCAAATAGTTCGATGATATCTAAAAGCTGCAAGGAATGTGAACAATGGGATGAAAAAGATATTGTTTATTGTGTAGGTAGTCTTGATAAAAAAACTAAAAAACTAAATCATTTAATGATGGTATATGGAGAGGACTATGCAGCTAGTTTGGATGTTTATACTGGATTAAAAAGAAAAGTAACAGAAGCTATAAAAAATGCTGATGTTGATCTTAGTGAAACAAACGAACTTGCAAGGATAAACAAAATAGATCCTTTGAAAATAACATCCTTACGAATACGAGGTATGTGGATTATTAAAAATCCTGTAGTGGTTTTTGATTATATTTATAATCCAAAATCAAATGTGGATTTTCAGTTTGCAGCTATAATTAATTTTGATAAGTACGAAACACTAAAATACACCGATGATTTAGAACAACTAAGTAAAATCGAATCAAATTTAGAGATTGAAAATGTAAAAATACAGGATCCAAATAATCCTGCAAAATTAAGAATGGCTAAATTGATTACGTTTTTTAAATAA